From a single Oreochromis niloticus isolate F11D_XX linkage group LG3, O_niloticus_UMD_NMBU, whole genome shotgun sequence genomic region:
- the LOC109201189 gene encoding hepatitis A virus cellular receptor 2 homolog: MRANMVPFLVLLFLCQRISATEDLKIITAESGQKKVTLTCRAPNNNKNLIGVEWNRADLKEEYVLLYRDEQFVPDYQHPSFKNRVDLNDTQMKDGDVSLILKDVITDDDGIYVCRVLIPGTKRGKRAAETVRSIRLIVDPPGQTGGDTEDGGKEDGGKEDGSVGLIVGLSVAAVLIVATVAGFLIYRKKKSQSPYQLPAELESI, encoded by the exons ATGAGAGCGAACATGGTGCCCTTCCTGGTTTTGCTGTTTCTCTGTCAACGGATTTCTGCCACCGAAG ATCTGAAAATTAttacagctgagtctggacaaaAGAaggtcactctgacatgtcgagctccaaacaacaacaagaacctGATAGGTGTGGAGTGGAATAGAGCTGACCTGAAAGAAGAATATGTCCTCTTGTATCGGGATGAGCAGTTTGTCCCAGAttaccagcatccatcttttaagaaccgtgTGGATCTGAATGACacacagatgaaggatggagacgtgtctttgattctgaaggatgtgattACTGATGATGATGGAATATACGTGTGTCGTGTCCTCATCCCAGGAACAAAGCGCGGAAAGAGAGCTGCTGAAACTGTCAGGAGCATCAGACTgattgttgatcctccag gtcagacaggaggagacacagaggatggagggaaggaggatggagggaaggaggatggatctgttggactAATAGTTGGTCTGTCAGTTGCTGCTGTCCTCATTGTTGCCACTGTTGCTGGTTTTttgatctacagaaaaaaaaagagtcagagTCCATACCAGCTTCCAGCTGAGCTGGAGTCTATTTGA
- the LOC112844047 gene encoding low affinity immunoglobulin gamma Fc region receptor II-like isoform X2 — translation MRILTPTARLTVSPSSSQFFKGDFVSLSCEEDDSSAGWTLRRNTSKQQRTQRCGDGWGRWSGSSCSISNTYQVDSGVYWCESREGPISNMVNLTVTGGSVILQSPVLPVMEGDHVTLLCKNKTGPSNLTAAFYKDGSLIRKQPTGHMTIQHVSRSDEGLYKCDISGHGESPSSWITVTDKHTTTPPPTSTPPGSTSVTLPASLSPAVVCVLSVFGSVCVMVMLVLLILLVRRFVHRKPEDDIRDDIRYSEIKISNPHQQPMRRRKETDPAAVYSAVRTEDVSYGQITIKEKQRKSKKIECDPAGVYSSVRTGDVSYGQITIKDKKNRSRNRASGRKSGGDDITYSDLKILHHHLQPTNRSRELPSNPNVVYSSLKKSASPT, via the exons ATGAGGATTTTAACAcccacagctcgtctgactgtgagtcccagcagctctcagttctttaaaggagactttgtgtctctgagctgtgaggaggacgacagctctgctggatggactctgaggagaaacacaagcaaacaacagaggactcagaggtgtggagatgggtggggaaGATGGTCTGGTTCTTCCTGTAGCATCAGTAACACATATCAAgtggacagtggagtttactggtgtgagtccagagagggtcccatcagtaacatggttaacctgacagtcactg gtggatcagtgatcctgcagagtcctgtcctccctgtgatggagggagatcacgtcactctgctctgtaaaaacAAGACTGGTCCCTCCAACCtcacagctgctttctataaagatggctccctcatcaggaagcagcctacaggtcacatgaccatccagcatgtttccaggtctgatgaaggcctctacaagtgtgacatcagcggtcatggagagtctccatccagctggatcactgtcacag acaaacacaccaccacacctccacctacatccacacctcctgGTTCTACCTCTGTCACTCTTCCTGCATCACTTTCTCCTGCTGTTGTCTGCGTTTTGTCAGTTTTTggatcagtctgtgttatgGTCATGCTGGTTTTACTAATTCTACTGGTGAGGCGATTTGTTCACAGAAAGCCTGAAG ATGACATCAGAGATGATATCAGATACAGTGAAATCAAAATCTCAAATCCTCATCAACAGCCAATGAGGCGGCGTAAAG aGACTGATCCAGCTGCAGTCTACTCAGCAGTGAGAACTGAAGACGTCAGTTATGGACAAATCACCATCAAAGAGAAGCAAAGAAAGTCAAAGAAAATAG aGTGTGATCCAGCTGGAGTCTACTCATCAGTGCGAACTGGAGACGTCAGTTATGGACAAATCACCAtcaaagacaagaaaaacagaTCAAGGAAcagag ccagtggaCGGAAATCTGGAGGTGATGACATCACATACAGTGACCTCAAAATATTACATCACCACCTGCAGCCAACCAACCGGAGCAGAG AGCTTCCATCAAATCCAAATGTTGTCTACTCCTCACTGAAGAAATCTGCTAGTCCAACCTAA
- the LOC112844047 gene encoding low affinity immunoglobulin gamma Fc region receptor II-like isoform X1 produces the protein MRILTPTARLTVSPSSSQFFKGDFVSLSCEEDDSSAGWTLRRNTSKQQRTQRCGDGWGRWSGSSCSISNTYQVDSGVYWCESREGPISNMVNLTVTGGSVILQSPVLPVMEGDHVTLLCKNKTGPSNLTAAFYKDGSLIRKQPTGHMTIQHVSRSDEGLYKCDISGHGESPSSWITVTDKHTTTPPPTSTPPGSTSVTLPASLSPAVVCVLSVFGSVCVMVMLVLLILLVRRFVHRKPEEDDIRDDIRYSEIKISNPHQQPMRRRKETDPAAVYSAVRTEDVSYGQITIKEKQRKSKKIECDPAGVYSSVRTGDVSYGQITIKDKKNRSRNRASGRKSGGDDITYSDLKILHHHLQPTNRSRELPSNPNVVYSSLKKSASPT, from the exons ATGAGGATTTTAACAcccacagctcgtctgactgtgagtcccagcagctctcagttctttaaaggagactttgtgtctctgagctgtgaggaggacgacagctctgctggatggactctgaggagaaacacaagcaaacaacagaggactcagaggtgtggagatgggtggggaaGATGGTCTGGTTCTTCCTGTAGCATCAGTAACACATATCAAgtggacagtggagtttactggtgtgagtccagagagggtcccatcagtaacatggttaacctgacagtcactg gtggatcagtgatcctgcagagtcctgtcctccctgtgatggagggagatcacgtcactctgctctgtaaaaacAAGACTGGTCCCTCCAACCtcacagctgctttctataaagatggctccctcatcaggaagcagcctacaggtcacatgaccatccagcatgtttccaggtctgatgaaggcctctacaagtgtgacatcagcggtcatggagagtctccatccagctggatcactgtcacag acaaacacaccaccacacctccacctacatccacacctcctgGTTCTACCTCTGTCACTCTTCCTGCATCACTTTCTCCTGCTGTTGTCTGCGTTTTGTCAGTTTTTggatcagtctgtgttatgGTCATGCTGGTTTTACTAATTCTACTGGTGAGGCGATTTGTTCACAGAAAGCCTGAAG AAGATGACATCAGAGATGATATCAGATACAGTGAAATCAAAATCTCAAATCCTCATCAACAGCCAATGAGGCGGCGTAAAG aGACTGATCCAGCTGCAGTCTACTCAGCAGTGAGAACTGAAGACGTCAGTTATGGACAAATCACCATCAAAGAGAAGCAAAGAAAGTCAAAGAAAATAG aGTGTGATCCAGCTGGAGTCTACTCATCAGTGCGAACTGGAGACGTCAGTTATGGACAAATCACCAtcaaagacaagaaaaacagaTCAAGGAAcagag ccagtggaCGGAAATCTGGAGGTGATGACATCACATACAGTGACCTCAAAATATTACATCACCACCTGCAGCCAACCAACCGGAGCAGAG AGCTTCCATCAAATCCAAATGTTGTCTACTCCTCACTGAAGAAATCTGCTAGTCCAACCTAA